In Magnetospirillum sp. XM-1, a single window of DNA contains:
- a CDS encoding recombinase family protein: MKCVIYARYSSDNQREASINDQLASCRAYAARLGWIVVDTYSDSEVTGRTAFRSEYQRLLGDAARHRFDVLLAESIDRISRRLADLADMYDTLSADGIKMHTVQTGEISDLHISMLGLVAQQFSKDLGHKTKRGQAGRIDQGKLAGGIAYGYRALPPIKTGKTTEAGDREIIEQEADVVRRIFTLYAAGHTPEVIVATLNSEGVPGPGGRLWRNTTIRGQGKRGTGILRNELYIGRLVWNRCRFIRLPKTGKRVAKINDPADIKTAEVPHLRIIDQDLWEIVQARLVAIGHKAKAHSKSDTIPDLNATHRPRYLLAHLLKCSCCGGNYIILGKDRYGCANHRRGTGMCTNGKTITRQKVEDRVLACLKHKLLEPDRVEAYVAEVQRQLASARKNAAKTQSQLAKRLADAKAAIKGMVDMVESGKAPKSILDRLIEREREQAQIEAEMAAQPADDGVITMMPNLAQVYARKVAELADALNDPEIKIEATELIRQLITKVEMIPDPDAPDGMRMDVHGVLAELLALAAGRSSKSKLPGLLGPGSQLSVVAGAGFEPATFRL, translated from the coding sequence ATGAAATGTGTAATTTATGCCAGATATTCCAGCGACAATCAGCGCGAGGCCAGTATCAACGACCAGCTGGCCTCCTGCCGCGCCTATGCTGCGCGCCTGGGTTGGATTGTGGTGGACACCTACTCGGACTCCGAAGTGACCGGCCGCACGGCTTTTCGCAGCGAATATCAACGCCTGCTTGGCGATGCCGCGCGACATCGCTTTGACGTCCTGTTGGCCGAAAGCATCGACCGCATCAGCCGTCGCCTCGCTGATCTCGCAGACATGTACGACACCTTATCCGCCGACGGGATCAAGATGCATACGGTCCAGACCGGTGAGATCAGCGACCTCCACATCTCCATGCTGGGCTTGGTCGCCCAACAATTTTCGAAGGACCTTGGGCACAAGACCAAGCGCGGCCAGGCCGGGCGCATCGATCAAGGCAAACTGGCCGGCGGCATCGCCTATGGATACCGCGCCCTGCCGCCGATCAAGACGGGCAAGACCACTGAGGCGGGCGACCGAGAGATCATCGAGCAAGAGGCCGATGTCGTCCGGCGCATCTTTACCCTCTACGCCGCCGGCCATACCCCCGAGGTGATCGTCGCCACGCTCAACAGCGAAGGTGTTCCAGGTCCTGGTGGCCGCCTCTGGCGCAACACCACTATCCGTGGCCAGGGCAAGCGCGGCACCGGCATCCTGCGGAACGAGCTTTATATTGGGCGTCTGGTGTGGAACCGGTGCCGCTTCATCCGCCTGCCAAAGACCGGCAAGCGGGTAGCTAAAATCAACGATCCCGCCGATATCAAAACCGCCGAGGTGCCGCACCTGCGCATTATCGACCAGGACCTATGGGAGATTGTTCAGGCCCGGCTCGTAGCTATCGGCCATAAGGCCAAGGCCCATTCCAAAAGCGATACCATTCCCGACCTCAACGCCACCCATCGGCCCAGATACCTGCTGGCACATCTACTCAAATGCTCGTGCTGTGGCGGCAATTACATCATCCTGGGCAAGGACAGATATGGCTGCGCCAACCACCGGCGCGGCACCGGCATGTGTACCAATGGCAAGACCATCACCCGCCAGAAAGTTGAGGACCGCGTTCTCGCATGCCTCAAGCACAAATTGTTGGAGCCGGATCGGGTCGAAGCGTATGTGGCCGAGGTCCAGCGCCAGTTGGCGTCCGCGCGTAAAAACGCCGCCAAAACTCAATCCCAGCTCGCGAAGCGGCTGGCTGATGCCAAGGCTGCCATCAAGGGGATGGTGGACATGGTCGAATCCGGCAAGGCACCAAAATCGATTCTGGATCGCCTGATCGAGCGCGAGCGCGAGCAGGCGCAAATTGAAGCGGAGATGGCAGCGCAGCCGGCCGATGACGGGGTAATCACCATGATGCCCAATCTCGCCCAGGTCTATGCCCGCAAGGTGGCCGAGCTCGCCGACGCACTCAACGATCCCGAGATCAAGATCGAGGCGACGGAGTTGATCCGCCAGTTGATCACCAAGGTGGAGATGATCCCGGATCCCGACGCACCGGACGGGATGCGCATGGATGTCCATGGAGTTCTGGCCGAACTCCTGGCCCTTGCGGCTGGGAGGAGCTCCAAAAGCAAACTCCCCGGCCTTTTGGGACCGGGGAGTCAACTGTCTGTGGTTGCGGGGGCAGGATTTGAACCTGCGACCTTCAGGTTATGA